Within Halarchaeum grantii, the genomic segment CTCGTCTTCCGCGAGCGCTACCGCTACGCGGCGTGGACGCCGACCGACGACGCCGTCGACCGCTTCCGGGGCCACGACTGGGGGCGCTTCGGGCTGGTCGTCGTCCTCGCGTTCGTCGTCCTCGCGGTGTTCGCGCCGACGCTCGGCCCGACGACCGTCGACCGGAACATCGCGAACCCCTACGACCACCAGATAGCGTACTACGACGGCGGCGTGCAGACGACGAGCGTCGGGCTGGCGAACCTCCGGTCGGCCTCCCGGGGCGCGGGGCAGAACGTCGGTATCGGCGCCTACGACCGCTTCGGGCGCTTCCACCCGGTCGGGACGCTCCCCTCGGGAAAGGACCTCTTCACGTTCATGGCGGCGGGCGCGCGCGTCTCGCTGTTCGTCGGCCTGCTCGCGACCGCCATCAGCGCCGTCGTCGCGCTCGCGCTCGCGCTCCTCAGCGCCTACTACCGGGGCGTCTTCGACCTCGTGACCGTGCTGGCGAGCGACTCCGTGCAGGCGATGCCGCGCCTGCTCGTCGTCATCATGCTCGGCGTCGTCCTCTCAGGGACGTGGATCGCGGGGGTGTACAGCGGCGCGCTCGTGCTCGCGCTCGTCTTCGGCTTCTGGGGGTGGCCGGGGCTCTGGCGCGCCGTGCGCGGACCGGCGTTGCAGGCGGTCGAGAGCGACTGGGTGGACGCCGCGCGGTCGTTCGGCGAGGGCGTGCCGACGCTCCTCGGCAGGCACGTCGCGCCGTTCGTCGTCGGCTACCTCCTCGTCTACGCCTCCATGGGCATCGGCGGCATCATGATCGGCACGGCGGGGCTCTCCTACCTCGGCCTCGGCATCCACGCGCCGACGCCGGAGTGGGGGCGCGCCGTCGCCATCGGCCAGCAGTACGTCGTCTCGCCGTCGTGGCACATCTCGGTGCTCCCGGGGCTGGCCATCACGCTCGTCGTCGTCGGGTTCAACGCGCTCGGCGACGGCGTTCGGGACGCCATCGACCCCCGGAGCGAGGGCGACGCATCCGCGGAAGCGGCGGCGACCGGAGGGACCCGATAATGCGTGAGGACGGGACGACGGCGGGCGGCGCACGCGACGACGACCCCCTGCTCCGCGTCGAGAACCTCCGGACGACGTTCGCCACGGAGACGGGGACGGTGCGCGCGGTCGACGGCGTCTCCTTCGACGTCGAGCGCGGGGAGACGGTCGGCCTCGTCGGTGAGTCGGGCGCCGGGAAGTCCGTGACGGCGCGCTCGCTCGTGGGGCTGGTCGAGGACCCGGGCCGGGTCGTCGGCGGCTCCGTCCGTCTCGACGGCGCGGAACTCACGGACAACACCGAGTCGGAGTGGCGCGACGTGCGCGGCGGCCGCATCGCGATGGTGTTTCAGGACCCGCTCTCGCGGCTGAACCCCGTCTACACGGTCGGGAACCAGATCGAGGAGGCGCTGCGCATCCACCGGGGCCTGCGCGGGGCGGCGGCGCGGGAGAAAGCCGTCGAGCTCCTCGAGGACGTCGGCATCCCGGACGCGGCGCGTCGCGCCGAGGCGTACCCCCACGAGTTCTCCGGGGGGATGTGCCAGCGCGCGGTCATCGCGATCGCGCTCGCCTGCGACCCCGACCTCCTCGTCTGCGACGAACCGACGACCGCGCTCGACGTCACCACCCAAGCCCAGATCCTCGACCTCCTCGACGACCTCCGGGCGGAGCGCGACCTCGCCGTCCTCTTCATCACGCACGACATGGGCGTCGTCGCGGAGGTCTGCGACCGCGTGAACGTCATGTACGCGGGCGAGATCGTCGAGCGCGCGGGCGTCGTCGACCTCTTCGAGCGCCCGAAACACCCCTACACGCAGGGGCTGCTCGACGCGGTTCCGGCGCGGACGGCGCGCGGCGAGCGCCTCGCGGCCATCGAGGGCGAGGTGCCGACGCCGACCGAGCCCGCGACGGCCTGTCGGTTCGCGCCGCGCTGTCCGCGGGCGTTCGACGCCTGCCACAGCGTCCACCCGACCGGCGTCGCCGTGAGCGCGGACGCGGACGACCACACCGCCGCCTGCCTCCACTACCCGGCGGACGCCACGCGGGACGAAGCGGTCGAGCGCCACCGCGAGCGCGACACTCGCACGGGCGCGGAGGGCGATACCGAATGACCGACGCGTTCGGCGCGGGAACCCCCGAACACCACAGCGACGTCGAGGCGGGCGAGACGCTCGTCCGCGTCGCGGACCTGCGGACGTACTACGGCGAGACGGGGCGGTTCGGCGGGACGCCCGTGAAGGCCGTCGACGGCGTCAGCCTCGACATCGAGAAGGGCGAGACGCTCGGGCTGGTCGGCGAGTCGGGGTCGGGGAAGACGACGCTCGGCCGGACGCTCGTGCGCCTCGAACAGGCGACCGGCGGCCGCGTCGAGTACGCGGGAACGGACGTGACGGCGCTCTCGGGCGACGAGTTGCGGGCGTGGCGGCGGAACGCCCAGATGGTGTTTCAGGACCCCGAGTCGAGCCTGAACGAGCGGCTGCCCGTCGGCGAGCTCGTGAAGGAGCCGCTCGACGTCCACGGCTGGCGGACGCCGCGCGAGCGCCGCGAGCGCGTTCGTGACCTCCTCGAACGCGTCGGCCTCGCGGAGGAGCACTACTACCGCTACCCCCACCAGTTCTCCGGAGGCCAGCGCCAGCGCGTCGGCATCGCGCGCGCCCTCGCCCTCGAACCGGAGTTCGTCGTGCTCGACGAGCCGGTGAGCGCGCTCGACGCGTCCGTGCAGGCGAAGATCCTCAATCTCCTCGGGGACCTCCAAGACGATCTCGGCCTCACCTACCTCCTCATCGCGCACGACCTCTCCGTCGTCGAGCACGTCTGCGACCGGGTGGCCGTGCTGTACCTCGGGCAGTTGCTCGAGGTCGGCCCCGTCGCGGACGTCTTCGACGACCCCGCGAACCCCTACACGCACGCGTTGCTCTCCGCGATCCCCGACCCCGATCCCACGACGGAGACGGCGCGCATCACCCTCCGAGGAACGCCGCCGAGCGCGCGCGACCCACCCTCGGGATGTCGGTTCAGCACGCGCTGTCCGGCGAAGATCCGGCCGGAGGCGTACGAAGGCCTCGACGACGACGTCTGGGACGCCGTGGAGGCCGTCCGCGACGTGCTCCGCCAGCGCGCGAACGCCGAAGTCGGGGCGCTCGAACGCCTCGCGCAGTACGCGGGACTCGCCGACCCGCACGCGGACGTCGAGGAAGTAATCTCTGACGCGTTCGCCGGCCTCGACGTGCCCGCCGGCGTCGAGCGGACCGTCGATGCGGCGGCGGGGCGGGCGGCGAGCGGCGACGTCGAGGGCGCCGAGCGACTGCTCGCCGACGAGTTCGGGAGCGAGTGCGAGCGCGCCCCGCCGACCGAGCACGCCGTCGGCGAGTCGGGGCGAATCAGCCGCTGTCACCGCCACGAGCCGGGCGTCCAGTCGCCGAGCGAGTACTTCGCCGACCACGACCGACGATGAGGGGACGTGTCCGGGTCGGCCGACTGGTCCACGCGGCGACGTACGCCGCCGTCACGCTCGCGCTCGTCTGGTGTGCGTCGCTCGCCGTCGGCATCGTCCTCGGCGGGCCGCTCGTCGCCGCGAAGTACGGGCTGTTCGTCTGCGGGTGGCTCGCCGTCGGCTACGGGACGTGGCTGCTCCGGCCGCGCACACGCCGGACGAGCGAGGCGGCAGGCGAGCGGGCCACCGCGGCGCGCGGGCGAACGCGCTACCGGCGCGCCGTCCTCTCGCTCCCGCCAGCCGACCGCTTCGAACTCGCCGGCACCGAGCGCGTCCCGTCGGGCGTGCTCCTCGTCGCGTCCGGGGTCGCGATGCTCGCGGCGTCCTTCCTCCTCGAAGCCGTCGCCGGCGTCGGCGGCTGAGGGCGCGAAAGACACTTTCGTCTGGGTCGCACACCCCCACGCATGGACGAGCGAGACGCGCCCGGCGAGGGCGACGGCGGGGATCCGGGCGAACGCGTCGAGGACGTCACGGGCACCGACGCCCACGACGCCGCGTGGGAGGCGACGCGCGACGACATGGCGGCACTCGCCGAAGAGCGCCGCGAGGGGGGGTGGGACGTCGTGACGCTGACCGCCGGCGACGTCCGCATCGAGGCGCGCGCGACCGGCCCGGAGGCCGACGATGAGGGGCGCTACGGCCTCGTCTTCGTCGTCCCGAAGGGCGACGCCGAGGCGTTCGCCGACGTCTTCGAGGAGGGCGGGTTCCCCGCCTACGAGGTCTATCGCGCCGAGCGCGACGGCCGCGTCTTCCTCGTCGTCTCCTACTTCGACCCGGAGTCGGAGACGTGCATCCTCGCCGCCGCGACCTACCTGAAGCGCGACGCGAGCCGACTCGTCCGGACGGTCGCGGAGACCGAGGAGATGTACACGCACGTCGAGACGCTCGACCGCACCCACCTCGGGAGCTTCCAGCACGAGGACCACACGAAGTTCTTCCCGGCGGTCGAGACCGTCGCGGACGCCGGCGAGTAGCCGCGTTCGCCGTTCGCCCGCCCCGCGCACGCGACTGCCGACCGTGAGTGCCACGCCGCGAGGGGGACTCGCCGGCCGTCCGCGCCACGTGCGGGCCGGAAGCGGGTCGTAGCCTACAAATGGGCCGCCATCATAGGGCGCGCCATGAAAGTCGCCGACGTGATGACGCCCCGCGACGACGTCGTGACCGTCTCGCTCCCGGGCACCCGCGACGACGTGCTGGGGTACCTCCAAGAGCGACGCTTCTCCGCCGTCCCCGTCGTGAAGGGCGAGGGCGAGGACGAAGTCTACCGCGGCCTCGTCTCGCGCGAGGACCTCATCGAGGACCCCGACGAGGACCAGCTCGCGCTCCTGATGCGCGACGTGCCGACGACGACCGGTTCGACGGACGTCGTCGAGGCCGCCCGCCTGATGGTGTCGGAGGGCGCCCGGCGCGTCCCCGTCGTCGACGGCGACGCCCTCGACGGCATCGTCACCATCACCGACGTCGTGCGCGCCATCGCGGACGGCGACGTGGACGGCGAGCGGACGGTCGGCGAGCTCGCGCGCCGCGACGTGAACACGACGTACGTCGAGACGCCGCTCCCGGTCGCGGAGCGCGAAATCGCGTACGCGGACGTCCCCTACGCGGTCGTGCTCGACGAGGACGCCGACATGACCGGCATCCTCACCGAGGTCGACGTCATCGACGTCGCGCGCGTCGTCGAGGGCGAGGACGACGTCGGCGCGAGCGTCGCCGGGCAAGACGACGAGTGGATGTGGGAGGGCATCAAGGCCACCGGCAACCGCTACTTCCCGACGCGGAACGTCGAGATTCCCGGCGAGCCCGTCCGCGAGTTCATGACCGCCGACCCGGTGACGCTGACGAAGCGCCGCACCGCGAAGGAGGCCGCCCAGCGGATGCTGGAGACGGACGTCGAACAGCTCCCGCTCGTCGCGGGTGACGACCTCGCCGGCATCGTCCGGGACGTCGACCTCATCGCCGCGCTATGAAGGCGCTGACCGAGCTCGCGAAGCGACGCGGGTTCTTCTTCCAGTCGAGCGAGGCCTACGGCGGCGTCTCCGGCTTCTACACCTACGGCCCGCAGGGCGCGACGCTGAAGGAGCACGTCGAGGACACGTGGCGCGAGCGCTTCTCCGTCGCGGAGGGCCACATGGAGGTCGACGCGCCCACCGTCATGCCCGAACCCGTCTTCGAGGCCTCCGGCCACCTCGACGGCTTCGACGACATGCTCGTCGAGTGTGCGGGCTGTGGCGCGAGCCACCGCGCCGACCACCTCATCGAGGGCGCGACGGACGTCGAGGAGGCCGAGAGCCTCCCCACCGAGGAGGTCGCCGCGCTCATCGACGCCCACGACATCGAGTGCCCGAGCTGTGGCGCGCCGCTGGCCGACCAGCCGGTCGAGGAGTTCAACCTGATGTTCGAGACGAACATCGGGCCGGGGACGAGCCAGACCGGCTACCTCCGCCCGGAGACCGCTCAGGGCATCTTCGTGGAGTTCCCGCGCCTCAAGGAGTACGCGCGCGGCCAGCTCCCGTTCGGCGTCACGCAGATCGGGAAGTCGTATAGGAACGAGATTAGTCCGCGGAACGCGCTCGTGCGGACGCGCGAGTTCACGCAGGCCGAGCTCGAGCTGTTCGTCGACCCCGAGGGCGAGGGCCCGGACGTCGCGTCGGTCGCGGACGTCGAGCTCACCCTCTACCCGGCCGCGAACCAGCCGGACGGCGACTACGTCGAGACGACGGTCGAGGCGGCCGTCGACGACGGCGTCGTCGAGCCGTGGGTCGCCTACTACCTCGGCGTCGCCGCCGAGTGGTACGCGGAGATCGGCGTGGACTTCGAGCGCTTCCGTTTCCGCCAGCATCAGGCGGGCGAGCGCGCCCACTACGCCAGTGATTGCTGGGACGCCGAAGCGGACGTCTCCGCGCCGGGCGCGGACCCCGAATGGATCGAGATCGCGGGCTACGCCTACCGGGGCGACTACGACCTCTCGAAGCACGACGAGCACAGCGGCGAGTCGTTCACCGTGTTCAAGCAGTACGACGAGCCGAAGACCGTCGAGCGCGCGAGCGTCGACCCCGACATGTCGTACTTGGGACCGGAGTACGGCGGGAACGCGGGCGCCATCGCGGACGAACTCGACGCGCTCGCGAAGCGCGACCGCGCCGCCTTCGACGGTGAGAGCGTGACGGTCACCGTGGACGGCGAGGAGTACGAGATTCCCGTCGAGAAGACGGGCTACGCGGTCGAGGAGGAAACGGAGGCGGGCCGTCACATGATGCCCCACGTCGTCGAGCCCTCCATCGGTATCGACCGCACCGTCTACACGGTGCTCGCGCACGCCTACGAGGAGGACGAGGTCGACGAGGGCGAGCGCACCGTCCTCCGACTCGACCCGAGCGTCGCGCCGACCGGCGTCGCCGTCTTCCCGCTCATGGACAAGGACGGGATGGGCGAGCGCGCCCGCGAGCTCGCTCGAACCCTCCGCTCGGAGGGGTACGCGGTCACCTACGACGACTCCGGGAACATCGGGCGGCGCTACCGCCGACAGGACGAGGTCGGGACGCCCTTCTGCGTCACCGTCGACTACGAGAGCGTCGAGGAGGACCCGGAGACGGTGACGCTCCGCGAGCGCGACAGCACCGAACAGGTGCGGGTACCGACGGACGACCTCGCGTCGGTGCTCGCCGACCTCCGCGCGGGCGAGACGACGTTCGACGACCTCTGACGGTGGCCGAACTCCGGCGGCGAGCGGTCCACGTGTCGGGGGCCGTGCTACCGCTCGCGTGGCTCCTCGGCGTCGTCCCGTGGCTCTGGATCGAGGCCGTGCTCGCCGCCGGTCTGGTGTCCGCGAGCGCCCTCGAGGCCGGCCGGCTCACGGGGCGCGTCGAGTGGTGGGTGTTCGACGAACTCACCCGCGAGTACGAGCAGGACAACCCCGCCGGCTACTTCCTCTACGCGCTCGGGTTCGCCGCGACCGGCCTCGTCTTCGACCCGCAGGTCGCCGCGCCCGCGATGCTGATGCTCACGTTCGGCGACCCATTTAGTGGACTGCTCCACTCGGGCGGCCTCTCCCGCAAGCCCGTACCCGTGATGGCGGCGACGTTCGCGCTCTGCCTCGTGCTCGCCGTCACGGCGGGCGTCCCGCTCCTCGCGGCGGCGTGCGGCGCGCTCGGCGCGACGCTCGCGGACGGCCTCAAGCCCGTCGTCGCCGGGTACGTGGTCGACGACAACCTCACGATGCCGACCGTCGCCGCCGCCGCGATGTGGGTGGGCATTCACCTCACGTAGGCCCCGAGCGACGCCGGCGGCCGCGAGTCAACCCGACCGCGGGACTTTATAGCGTGACGCGACTACACGTCTCCCGTGGCTGCCAGCGACCGGGACGCCGACGCGGACTACCTGCGCTTCTTCCCGAAGCCGTCGCCGTACGAGAACCAGCGCGAGGCGATGGACCGGATTCGGGACGCCATCGCGGACGAGCGCGACGTCCTCTTCGAGGGCGCGTGCGGGACGGGGAAGACGCTGGCGTCGCTCGCGCCGGCGCTCGAGTACGCGCGCGAGGAGGACAAGACGGTCGTCATCACGACGAACGTCCACCAGCAGATGCGCCAGTTCGTCCGCGACGCCCGCGAGATACACGCCGGCGAGCCGATTCGCGCCGTCGTCTTCCGCGGGAAGGGGTCGATGTGCCACATCGACGTCGACTATCAGGAGTGTCAGGTGCTCCGGGACAACACGTACGAGGTCGCGGACACCGAGCGCGACAAACGCCAGCTAGAGCGCCAGCAGGAGGAGTTGCTGGACGCGGCGCGCGAGGGCGACGACGACGCCGCCGACGCCCGGAGCGCCGTGATGGACGAACTGGAGTCGCTCGACGAGGAACTCGAGGAGCTGCGCGAGCAGAACGTCTGCGAGCGCTACTACAACAACCTCACCGAGGAGTCGGACGAGTTCGTCTCGTGGCTCTACGACGACGTGCGGACGCCCGACGACGTCTACGACTACGCGGAGGAGAACGACCTCTGTGGCTACGAGCTCCTCAAGGAGTCGATGGAGGGCGTCGACCTCGCGGTCTGCAACTACCACCACCTGCTCGACCCGGGCATCCGCGCGCAGTTCTTCCGGTGGCTGGACCGGGACCCGGAGGACGTCGTCGTCGTCTTCGACGAGGCGCACAACGTCGAGGACGCGGCGCGTGACCACGCCTCGCGGGCGCTCACGGAGAACACGCTCGACGAGGCGATGTCCGAGCTCGCGGGTGAGACGGAGACGGACGCCCGCGCGGAGTACGCGGAGAACGTCCTCGGGGCGTTCCGGGACGCGCTCGTGGAGACGTACGAGGCGGGCGTCGGCCCCGGCGGGGACGGCCCCGCGTCGTTCGAGGCGGTCGGGGAGAACTGGGCGGACGTCCCGGTCGCGAACGACGGGAAGCGCGACGACCTGACGCTCGCGTTCCTGCAGGCCTACGAGGGGCGGGGCAT encodes:
- a CDS encoding ABC transporter ATP-binding protein, with translation MTDAFGAGTPEHHSDVEAGETLVRVADLRTYYGETGRFGGTPVKAVDGVSLDIEKGETLGLVGESGSGKTTLGRTLVRLEQATGGRVEYAGTDVTALSGDELRAWRRNAQMVFQDPESSLNERLPVGELVKEPLDVHGWRTPRERRERVRDLLERVGLAEEHYYRYPHQFSGGQRQRVGIARALALEPEFVVLDEPVSALDASVQAKILNLLGDLQDDLGLTYLLIAHDLSVVEHVCDRVAVLYLGQLLEVGPVADVFDDPANPYTHALLSAIPDPDPTTETARITLRGTPPSARDPPSGCRFSTRCPAKIRPEAYEGLDDDVWDAVEAVRDVLRQRANAEVGALERLAQYAGLADPHADVEEVISDAFAGLDVPAGVERTVDAAAGRAASGDVEGAERLLADEFGSECERAPPTEHAVGESGRISRCHRHEPGVQSPSEYFADHDRR
- a CDS encoding CBS domain-containing protein, with translation MKVADVMTPRDDVVTVSLPGTRDDVLGYLQERRFSAVPVVKGEGEDEVYRGLVSREDLIEDPDEDQLALLMRDVPTTTGSTDVVEAARLMVSEGARRVPVVDGDALDGIVTITDVVRAIADGDVDGERTVGELARRDVNTTYVETPLPVAEREIAYADVPYAVVLDEDADMTGILTEVDVIDVARVVEGEDDVGASVAGQDDEWMWEGIKATGNRYFPTRNVEIPGEPVREFMTADPVTLTKRRTAKEAAQRMLETDVEQLPLVAGDDLAGIVRDVDLIAAL
- a CDS encoding dolichol kinase, producing MAELRRRAVHVSGAVLPLAWLLGVVPWLWIEAVLAAGLVSASALEAGRLTGRVEWWVFDELTREYEQDNPAGYFLYALGFAATGLVFDPQVAAPAMLMLTFGDPFSGLLHSGGLSRKPVPVMAATFALCLVLAVTAGVPLLAAACGALGATLADGLKPVVAGYVVDDNLTMPTVAAAAMWVGIHLT
- a CDS encoding DUF7555 family protein, translated to MRGRVRVGRLVHAATYAAVTLALVWCASLAVGIVLGGPLVAAKYGLFVCGWLAVGYGTWLLRPRTRRTSEAAGERATAARGRTRYRRAVLSLPPADRFELAGTERVPSGVLLVASGVAMLAASFLLEAVAGVGG
- the glyS gene encoding glycine--tRNA ligase, with amino-acid sequence MKALTELAKRRGFFFQSSEAYGGVSGFYTYGPQGATLKEHVEDTWRERFSVAEGHMEVDAPTVMPEPVFEASGHLDGFDDMLVECAGCGASHRADHLIEGATDVEEAESLPTEEVAALIDAHDIECPSCGAPLADQPVEEFNLMFETNIGPGTSQTGYLRPETAQGIFVEFPRLKEYARGQLPFGVTQIGKSYRNEISPRNALVRTREFTQAELELFVDPEGEGPDVASVADVELTLYPAANQPDGDYVETTVEAAVDDGVVEPWVAYYLGVAAEWYAEIGVDFERFRFRQHQAGERAHYASDCWDAEADVSAPGADPEWIEIAGYAYRGDYDLSKHDEHSGESFTVFKQYDEPKTVERASVDPDMSYLGPEYGGNAGAIADELDALAKRDRAAFDGESVTVTVDGEEYEIPVEKTGYAVEEETEAGRHMMPHVVEPSIGIDRTVYTVLAHAYEEDEVDEGERTVLRLDPSVAPTGVAVFPLMDKDGMGERARELARTLRSEGYAVTYDDSGNIGRRYRRQDEVGTPFCVTVDYESVEEDPETVTLRERDSTEQVRVPTDDLASVLADLRAGETTFDDL
- a CDS encoding DUF7529 family protein; this encodes MDERDAPGEGDGGDPGERVEDVTGTDAHDAAWEATRDDMAALAEERREGGWDVVTLTAGDVRIEARATGPEADDEGRYGLVFVVPKGDAEAFADVFEEGGFPAYEVYRAERDGRVFLVVSYFDPESETCILAAATYLKRDASRLVRTVAETEEMYTHVETLDRTHLGSFQHEDHTKFFPAVETVADAGE
- a CDS encoding ATP-dependent DNA helicase, with product MAASDRDADADYLRFFPKPSPYENQREAMDRIRDAIADERDVLFEGACGTGKTLASLAPALEYAREEDKTVVITTNVHQQMRQFVRDAREIHAGEPIRAVVFRGKGSMCHIDVDYQECQVLRDNTYEVADTERDKRQLERQQEELLDAAREGDDDAADARSAVMDELESLDEELEELREQNVCERYYNNLTEESDEFVSWLYDDVRTPDDVYDYAEENDLCGYELLKESMEGVDLAVCNYHHLLDPGIRAQFFRWLDRDPEDVVVVFDEAHNVEDAARDHASRALTENTLDEAMSELAGETETDARAEYAENVLGAFRDALVETYEAGVGPGGDGPASFEAVGENWADVPVANDGKRDDLTLAFLQAYEGRGISKDLDAALSLGEDLEEAYEDAYRNGEAATREEAQTLQAAEFVDAYLTDGDALGQYPTAAVRRDAGTGEVYGRAELYTCIPRDVTADLFDAVHASVLMSATLRPFDVTGEILGLDDPVTMAYGLEFSEERRRTFTVDTEPLFASQRDDPEVQEEVAGVLADAARFTAGSSLFFFPSYGEAERYHDLLADEIEGARYLDEAGTPVEELRERFVADEDAVLFTSLWGTLAEGVSFEGDDARTVAVVGVPYPRLDARAEAVQDAYDEAFGSSGAGWKYAVEIPTVRKTRQALGRVIRSPDDYGVRMLVDRRYTKASRSQMRKYSVNGSFPAGERREMVDIDPGKLKFATLNFYGDVDAWGPEGPPQP
- a CDS encoding ABC transporter ATP-binding protein gives rise to the protein MREDGTTAGGARDDDPLLRVENLRTTFATETGTVRAVDGVSFDVERGETVGLVGESGAGKSVTARSLVGLVEDPGRVVGGSVRLDGAELTDNTESEWRDVRGGRIAMVFQDPLSRLNPVYTVGNQIEEALRIHRGLRGAAAREKAVELLEDVGIPDAARRAEAYPHEFSGGMCQRAVIAIALACDPDLLVCDEPTTALDVTTQAQILDLLDDLRAERDLAVLFITHDMGVVAEVCDRVNVMYAGEIVERAGVVDLFERPKHPYTQGLLDAVPARTARGERLAAIEGEVPTPTEPATACRFAPRCPRAFDACHSVHPTGVAVSADADDHTAACLHYPADATRDEAVERHRERDTRTGAEGDTE
- a CDS encoding ABC transporter permease encodes the protein MSEHETVEGEGLRERVRADPWPAARWALVLACLLAVEAGALASFVTSWPWAAAFGWLGGVCHAVAAAGNALADLPTLLSRAWLDNRGYRTPDGAWHGTFMGLAPAVVWALRVALVYAYAAAVIGWCWRGYLVFRERYRYAAWTPTDDAVDRFRGHDWGRFGLVVVLAFVVLAVFAPTLGPTTVDRNIANPYDHQIAYYDGGVQTTSVGLANLRSASRGAGQNVGIGAYDRFGRFHPVGTLPSGKDLFTFMAAGARVSLFVGLLATAISAVVALALALLSAYYRGVFDLVTVLASDSVQAMPRLLVVIMLGVVLSGTWIAGVYSGALVLALVFGFWGWPGLWRAVRGPALQAVESDWVDAARSFGEGVPTLLGRHVAPFVVGYLLVYASMGIGGIMIGTAGLSYLGLGIHAPTPEWGRAVAIGQQYVVSPSWHISVLPGLAITLVVVGFNALGDGVRDAIDPRSEGDASAEAAATGGTR